CGCTCGAAAGAACGCGACCGCAAACAGCGTGCGGCCCGAAAGATCGCCGAGATACAGGACTCACAGGGCGGCGATTCGAGTCGCTGGGAACGCGAAGGGACGAACTACGCCGACGACCCGCTTCCCTATCTCGTTTCGGGCTACGGCGACCGTCTCAAGGAGGCCAGACAGGACGCCGGACTCCAGGTCCACGAACTCGCCGAATCGCTCGACGTGCCCGAAGAACAGCTCATGGCAGTCGAACAGGGCCGGGCCGCCCGCGCGGGCGTCGGCGGCTCGTTGATCGCGGATCTCGAATCCGAACTCGACATCGAACTGGCCGAGTAGACTTTTAGCGCTCGGCGAACAGCCACCCGTATGAACGCTTCGGCAGCCGCCGAGCCGTACGTGACCGAGTTCGAGGCCCGTATCGACCGCGTCGACGGCCGCGAGGTCGTCCTGGACCGGACCTACTTCTACGCCGAGGGTGGTGGTCAGCCCGCGGACAGGGGCGAAATCGACGGGGTAGCGGTACGAGACGTCCAGACACGGGACGGAACGGTCGTCCACAGCCTCGCCGACGGAAGCGGAGTCGAAACCGGCCGGACCGTCGCCTGTGAGATCGATCCGGCGTTTCGGACCTACTGTATGCGGACTCACACCGCGAGTCACGTCCTCTACGGGGCCGGTCGCAGGCTGCTGGATGACCTGGGCTACGGCGGGTTCGACATCGACGAGCGAAAGGCCCGGATCGACTTCGAGACGAGTACGGATATCGACGACGACGTACTGATCGAACTCGAGGTGCTCGCGAACCGCACGGTCTGGGAAGGACGACCCGTCACTTGGGAGACCGTTCCGGTCGCGGACGCCCGTGCCCGCGAGGCGGTGGCGTTCAACACGCGGACCGAGGAGGGTGTCTTCGAGGAAGACAGGGGGGTCCGGATCGTGTCCATCGGCGCGGATCGAACCCCCACCTCTACCGCCGAATCGTGGGACGACGCCGCCTGCGGGGGCACGCACGTCTCGAACACCCGCGAGATCGGCCCGATAAGCGTGCTCGGCCGCTCAAACCCCGGCGAAGGGCTGACCCGGGTCGAACTGGCGGTCGGTCCCGCCGCCATCGAACATCGCACGGAAACCCGGCGGGCGGCCGAACGCGCCGCTCGCGAACTCGGGGTCGGCGTCCCGGACCTGCCGGCGGAGATCCGGCGCCGACGGGAACGGATCACGGAACTGGAGGACGAACGCGCCGCGTTGCTCGGGCGGATCGCGGACGCCCGGATCGACGCGCTGGGCGAGGACGTCCTCGAACGCGACGGCGAGCGCTGGCTCGTCGGGTCGGTTCCGCACGTCGACAGTGATACCCTTTTGGAGCGAGCGCGCGCCCTCGCCGGCGGGGACTGCGAGGTCGCCGCGCTCGTAAGTGACGAGCGCCCAACGACGGCCGTCGTCGCGAGCGCGAACGGGACGGACGCGGGTGCGGTGATCGACGCCCTGACGAGCGAGTTCGGCGGCGGGGGAGGCGGCGGCGAGGAGTTCGCTCAGGGCGGCGGGATCGCGGCCGAGCCCGCCGAGGTCGTGTCGTTCCTGCGTGACCCATAGAACGATCATCTTTTTTCGACCGCGATACAACGCGAGGCATGGAACTCACCGCGGAACAGCGCGCGATCCGGGACGTTGTCCGGGAAGTCGCCGTTGAGGAACTCCGGCCCCGCGCGGCCGAGGCCGACCGCACTCAGACGTTCCCCGAGGACGCTTGGGACGAGCTGGCGGACCTCGATCTGACGGGTCTCGCCGTCCCCGAGGCCTACGGCGGGTTCGACGCCGACCGGACGACCTACAGTCTCGTCAACGAGGAACTGGCCTACGGCCACCTCTCGGTCGCGACCGCGCTTTCGGTACACTGTCTCGCGACCGCCTGTATCGCCCGGTTCGGGACCGACGGTCTGAAGGAGCGCTGGCTTCCCGAGATGGTTTCGGGCCGGCCCGTCGGGGCGTTTGCCCTCTCGGAACCCGAGGCTGGATCGAATCCCGCGGAGATGTCGACCCGGGCCGAACGCGACGGCGAGGAGTACGTCATCGACGGGAAAAAGCAATGGATCACCAACGGCTCGCGGGCGGGCGTCGTGATCCTCTTTGCGAAGACCGGCGAGAACGAGATCACGCAGTTCCTCGTGCCCGCCGACAGCGACGGACTCGAGGTCGGCAAAAAGGAGGAGAAACTCGGGCTTCGCGCGAGCGACACGACCGCCCTGCTGTTCGACGGCGTGCGCGTTCCCGAGGAGAACCGTCTCACCGAGGAGGGACGCGGGCTGAGCGCCGCCCTCTCGATCCTGACCGGCGGGCGGATCGGGATCGCGAGCCAGTCGGTGGGCCTCGCACAGGCCGCGATGGACGACGCGCTCGCCTACGCCACCGAACGCGAGCAGTTCGGCGGCCCCATCTCGGAGATCCAGACGATCCGGCACAAACTCGCCGACATGGAGACGAAGCTACGAGCCGCCCGGCTGTTGACCCGCGAGGCCGCCCGCAGGGAGGATGCGGGCGAGGACCCCCGTCTGGACGCAAGCATCGCCAAATACTTCGCGAGCGAGGCCGCGATGGAGATCACCAACGAGGCCGTCCAGATCCACGGCGGGGCGGGTTACACGACCGACTTCGACGTTGAGCGTTACTACCGGGACGCGCGGATCACGACCATCTACGAGGGGACGAGCCAGATCCAAAAGAACGTGATCGCCCGCGAACTGCTGGGGTGACTCCCGAACGGTTCAGACGTACGCGCGGACGTCCCGCGTAATCTGATCGACGTCGTACGTGTCCTCGCTCTTCTCGAAGACGATCTCGCCGTCGACCCGGACCTCGAAGATGCCGTGATCGCCCGATACGAGGACGAGTTCGTCGATCTCCTCGCCGAAGTTCGTGAGCAGGGCGTGCTGGACGGCTTCGGCGCGTTCGAGGAAGCCACACGGGACGCAGTACTCGATCTCGACGGTGGTCATGCACGACGATACGGTCGGACTCGGGATAAAAACCCGCCTCGCTCACCGCGAGATCGGGTACTCCTCTCGGATGCCGGTGTCGCGATCGTCGTCGACTCGCTCGCCACGGGGCGTGGCTCACTCGAACTCCGAGAGCGACGCCTGTCCCCGGCGAGCGGCCGAGTCGACGGGGTCCGAGTCGTCCTCACCGGATCCGCCCGCTACACCGTCTCCCCCGACCCAGCCGTCGAGACTCGACTGTGCGGCCGCGCCGAACTCCAGATTCGAGACGCGCACGCCGATCTTTCGGATCCGCTCGCCCTCGAACTCGGAGAGGAGGTCCCGCACGATCCGATCGACCAGATCGGGGTCGTCGACGGGACCGGAAAGCGAGCGCGCCCGCGTGTTCACGTCGAAGGGCGGTGTGACGACCTTGATTCCGACGGTGCGATAGAGCGCGTCCTTCCGGGTGGCACGCTCCGTAACCGCCGCAGCGAGCGCCAGCGCGCGCTCCTCGATGGCCTCGTAGTCGGCCGTCGGTTCGACGAACGCCGATTCACGCGAGAGGCTCTTGGGGCGTCCCTTCGGGGTCACCTCGCGGTCGTCCTCGCCGCGGGCCCGATCGTAGAGGTCCCCGCCGCGCTCGCCGAACGCCGAGAGGAGCGCGTGGCGATCCGCGCCTGCCAGCTCCCCCGCCGTCCCGATCCCGCGCTCGCGGAGGGTCCGTGCGGTGACGGGCCCGACGCCGTGGAGCTCTTCGACCGGAACGGGCGCGAGAAAGTCGCGTACCTCCCCGGGCTGGACGACCACGAGTCCGTCCGGTTTCTCTGCGTCGCTCGCGATCTTTGCGGTGCTCATGTTCGGGGCGATCCCGACGCTTGCGACCACGCCGATCTCCTGTTCGATCCGGTCTTTGATCCGCCGGGCGAACGCCTCCGCGTCGTCCCACGTCGTCCGTTCGGTGACGTCGAGGTACGCCTCATCGATGCTCACCTCGCGGACGACTTCGGCGTTTTCGTGGAGTATCCCCCGGACCTCCTCGCTCACCGACTCGTAGAACGGGATGTCGACGGGGCGGTAGAAGCCCGAGCGTTCGATATCGAGGTGCGCGTCGGTCGCGGCCGCCCGCTTTCGCGGAAGGTGTTCGAGGGCCGCCGAGATCGCCTGTGCGCTCTCGACGCCGAAGGCGCGGGCCTCGTAGCTCGCGGTCGCGACTGCGCCGTTGTCGGTGCCGGGTTCGTATCCCATCCCAACGACGAGGGGCTCGCCCTCGAGAGCGGGTTCGCGAAGGCGCTCACAGGCGGCGTAAAAGCAGTCCATGTCGGCGTGGGCGACGATCCGTGCCTCCGATTCGGTACCCGGCAGCCGCGCTCCCATCGTCGACTATGCGTGGCGGCCGGTGTTAAGCGCCGCGGCTACGGGACCGACACCGACCGTCGAGGTTCGCAACGACACCTGGTATCGATTTGCATAGGCTCACGCCGGCGGACGACGATACCGCCAGCCGCTCGCTGCGACACTGATTATTACCAACGCGAAGAAGGCGACGGCGAGCCACCGTCCCGTTTGCGTCCCGACGAAGTCGGCGAGCGCTCCCAGCAGGTCGAGACCGAACGCCTGCCCGAGCGCAAACAACAACAGGACGGTTCCCAGGACGACCAATCCCGTTCTGACGATCCCACGGGCCAGAAACGCGGTCGTCCGTTCTTTGGTCGGCCTCTCGTGGGCACTCTCCGAACGCGTCTCTCGTTCTGCCATGACCATTCATACCAGCTATCTGATTAATACTATGGGGGCGCTAATCGGGACGGTCGTGGTCAGCGACCAGTTCGAGATGGGGTTCGAGCGCCTCGATCGCAGGGCAACCCGTGACGTGGGTCTCCCCGACCGAGATCAGGCCCGCGTCCTCGAGTTTCGGGAGGTGTGAATGGTGCATCGAGATCTCGATGCGATCCGCGTCAGCGTCGGGTTCGTGATGGGCGATCCGCTTGACGAGCGCCGAGAGGGGTACCGAACCGTCGCGTTCGTATATATATCGTAGCACGTGCTGACGACGGGAATCACGCAGTACGTCGAAGGCCGTTTCGGGGGTGATCGTCGGGGTCGGGTCCTCCGGTTCATGGACGGAATCGAAGAGTGGTTCGAGCGTCCGGACGATCCGGTCGTCGGTGGCCGACGGATCGAGCGAGAACTGCGAGATCGCGTCGATCCCTGCGAGTCGTCGGGTCAGGACGTGCAGGAACCGGAACGCCGCTCGAGACCCGACGCGGTCGATCAGACACTCCAGCGAGTGAAAACAGACGAGCGTCGTCCCCTCGGTCCAGTCGTCGAGAAACAGGCTGATCGTCGTCCCTAGTTCCGCTAGATCCGTCGGGTTCCGGACGGCAGCCGTGATGTCACACCCCGATCGGGAGATGGGCGCGGCGCCGCTCGAACTGTCGCTCCCGGTGCCGACCGAGATCGCCCCGAAGGCGGCGGGTCTCTCCTCGATCCGGTCGTGCCACGTCTTCTTGAGACTCCGGTGATCCCACCCGTAGGCAACGACCAGTACGTTCCACTCCTCCGTGAATTCGCCCTGCACGAGGACTCGCTCGATGTCCTCGACCGGGCTCGTCTTCGGGGCGAGAACCAGGTCGTTTCGGGCTTCGTGCGTAGTCATCTGTGACATGGTAAGTACATCCTAATTACATATCTATTTGACTTGATGTATTATAAACATACTGTGCGACGACGGCCCACGACAGAGCGGTCGCCGCCCGTTCGGAGGCTACGGGTACGATCGCCCGCAGATGACGGGCGAACACTAAAACATATCACCGTCGTGAGTGTAGGTAGCTAAACGAGATGTCGGCTGACACCACCGGAGGTCACCCCCCCGCAGCCCTCCGAACGGAGTGGATCATCGAGTTACAGCAGTCGTACTTCTCGGCGACGGGCGTGCAACTCCTCGCAACGGTGGTGATCGGTGTGCTAGTCATCCTCGCAATGAAGTTCGGCCGTCGCCTGGAAACCCTCGTCGATCACCGCTACGGCCGTAACGTCGGGGAAGCCAGTCGGGTCATCTGGCTGCTGGCGGTCGTCGCCACCGGTGTCTACTCGCTGAGCATCGTCTGGCACGTCACCTACTTCATCGATATCGTCTTCAGAACGCTCGCGATCGATCGTTGGACGGCGGTCCAGCAGTTCATGACGATCGCGATCGTGCTGGTCGCGTACCTGCTGATTCGCTTTGCCAACCGGTCGATCGACCAACTCCAGCGGACCTCGTCGCTGACCAAACACCAGAGTGAAGTCGCCTACCACGTCTCGGACATCGGAATCGCGCTGGGGACGATGACGCTCGTGCTCACGCTGTGGGGGGTCGACCTGACCAACATCTTCATCGGCGCGGGCGCGATCACCGCGATCGTCGGACTGGCCGCACGCGAGACGCTCGCGGCGGTGCTTGCGGGGTTCATCCTGCTGTTTTCCCGCCCCTTCCGTGTCGGCGACTGGATCGAAGTCAAGGACCACTCGGGGATCGTCAAGGACGTGACGATCTTCAACACGAAGATCCAGACCTTCAGCGACGAACACGTGCTGGTGCCAAACGACATCATCACCGAGAGCGACCTCACGAACCTCTCGCGAAACGACCAGCTCCGCGTCGAAGTCGAGGTCGGAATCGACTACGAAACCGACGTTCACTACGCCCGCGAGGTCGTCGTCGAGGCCGTCGAGGATCTGGACTCGATCCGCTCCTCGCCCGACCCACACGTGATCGCGAAGCGCTTTGCCGACTCCTCGATCCTGCTCGAGGTGCGTGTGTGGATCGGCGAGCCCACGATGCGCCGGCGCTGGAACGCGAGGACGGACGCGATCGAGGCGATCAAGGACGCGTTCGACCGCGAGGGGATCACCATCCCGTACCCACAGCGCGTGCAGTCCGCACGTGGTGACGGGTTCGATGTCGGCGTCCCGTCGACGGACGAGACGACCGCCGTCTCGGTCGGGAACGAGTAATACCACGCGGTTATATACTCGCGGGTAAAAGCGGAGACGATGATGGAGACGGGACGAGAGTCCGGGAAACGACTGGGACCGACCTGGCTCGCGGGGGCGATCGCGGCGGGGCCGGCGACGATGGCGAGTTTGTTGAGTGCAGGTGCGGGCTACGGCTATGCGCTTTTGTGGGTCGTGATCCTCTCTGCGCTTTTGGGTGCACTCGGGCAGTATCTGGCCGCCCGCCTCGCGCTCTTTACCGAACGGGGGATCGTCTCGACCGTCGAATCCCACCTCGGGGCGGGGTGGGCGTGGGTGCTCGTGATCGACGTGGTGCTCGCCGCCGGCCTCGCGCAGTTGGTGATCATGAAGACCGTCGCCGACGTGAGCAGCGTTCTCACCGGCGTCGACGCCCGGGTCTGGGGCGTCCTCTGGGCACTCGTCCTCGCGATCGGGCTGGCCGGCGGCGGCTACCGTATCGCCGAGGTCGGCGCGAAACTCCTCGTCTCGCTCGTGGTGGTGCTGTTCGTCGCGACGGCGATCGTCGTCCCGATCGACCCCGGAGCCGCCGCGGGCGGGCTGGTACCGCGGATTCCAGCGGGCCTCTCGGGCGCGCTCGTCGCCGCGGGTGTGCTGGGCGGCGCCGTCCACGTCACCTTACTCGTGATGCAGAGCTACACCATGCGTGCACGTGGTTGGACGCGCGCGGACGGCGCGCTCGCCCGCTTCGACATCGGATCGTCGATGCTGCTCGCCTTCGGCGGGTACAGCCTCGCCATCTTCCTCGTCGCGGCGAGCGTCCTCCATACCCCCGGGATCGACGCCGCCACGATCACCGCGATCGGGGCGGGACAAGCGCTCGAACCCGCCGTGGGCACGGCTGCCACGTGGCTCTTCTTGCTCGGGCTGCTTGGTGCTGCGGTCTCCACGCTCGGGGGCAATACCGTCGTCCCGCCGTACGCGCTCGCCGACAAACTGGGGTGGGGTCAGTCGGTCGCTGACCCGCGATACCGTGCGCTCGTGGTCTGTGTCGCGCTCGCCTCCGCGCTCGGGGCCTTTCTGGAAGGGTCGTTTTTCTCGCTTCTGGTACTCGTCCTCGCGTTCGGGCTGGTCGGTACGCCCTTCGCGATCGTCGTGATCCTCCTGTTGCTCAACGACTCCGGCGTGGTCGAGGAGCCCCTTTCGTTGCCCGCGAACCTCGGCGGGCTCGTGTTGCTCGGTGTGGCGCTCGTCACCGCCGGCACGTTCGTCCGCGAGCAGGCCGCCGCGATCGCCGATCCGCTCTCGGCGTTCGTCGTCGTCTTCGCCGCCGGGATCGGCCTCGCAACCGCACTCTTGCTCGTGCGGTTCGTCCGCACCGCGCAGCGATCCACTGCCGTCGAGGCATGACGCTCCCGACGAGCGGACGGATTCTGCTGACCGGCCCCTCGAACGTCGGCAAGACCCGCCAGACCGCGCGGGCGCTCGCCGCGTGGGTCGAAGAACACGGGGCCGAGGGCGTCGCGATCCTCGAGTTCGCCCCCCAACTCGAACGCGAGGGGGTCCTGCTTGGCGGTCGACTCGACCGTTTCATCCACCTCCCTGAGCGGGCGTGGACCGGAATCCTCGACGCGCGTGCCCCGCGCGCCGAGGGCGATACGGAGGCGAAAGCGCTGGCGCTCGCCCGGGCGAACGCCCGCGAGGGGATACAACTTATCGAATCGATGCCGCCCTCCCGAGCCGTCTTCGTCAACGACGCGACGATCCCCTTCCAGCACGCTGGCGACGTCGAAGCCTTGCTCGTCGCCTGCGAGGGCGCCGAGTTCGTCGTGATGAACGCCTTCGCGGGCGAGGAGCTGGGGACCGACGACTTGATCTCGCGTCGCGAGCGGGAGGCGAGGAGGCGATTGGCCGACTGGGCCGACACGCACGAGGAGCTACGATGACCGTCTCAGGCTGCGATACGAGTGGCGGTGGGTTAGGACTCGCAGACGTGACATGATCCACTCCGTTTCCGACTAGATCCGAAACCCGTCGGAGCGTGTCGATCGCTCGGGCCTCGATATAGCCGCCTGCTATAGCTTCTGGTTTCGAACTCAGTTGAGGTTCCCCGAGTTCGATAGGAGACGTAGTAACTACAGAGGCGGATTCCGGCAAATGACAGGTGTGCAAACGACTATCGTAGTTTGTGCCGTAGGTGATCTAGCGCTCTCTCTGGGAGGGGATGGAAACGACGAGGCATCGAGATGAGCGCGAAAGACGGGGGAGACAATGACAACGACAGTAGACGCTAACGGAATCGAGGATTTCGAAGGGGTGTTACGGGGGGAACTGATCCGACCTGAAGACCCGAACTTCAACGAAGCGCGCGCGATATACAACCGATGATCGACAAGCACCCGGCAGTGATCGCCAAGTGCGTCGATGTGGCGGACGTGATCGCGGCTGTGAATTTCGGCCGCGAATCCGACCTCGAGACCGCCATCCGTAGCGGTGGCCACAATGGACCGGGGCTGGCACTGGTGGACGATGGACTGGTCATCGACCTTTCCGATATGAGGGGGATTCGCGTCGATCCCGACGAGCAGACGGTGCGCGTCGAGGCCGGGTGCACGTGGGGGGACGTCGACCACGCTACCCACGCTTTCGGGCTGGCGACGGTCAGCGGAGTCATCTCCACGACCGGTGTCGGGGGGCTAACCCTCGGCGGCGGTCATGGCTATCTAACCCGCAAGTACGGCCTGACTATCGACAATCTCGTAAGCGCGGATGTCGTGCTGGCCGATGGACGGCTGGTTCACGCGAGTGAGGACGAGCATCCGGACCTGTTCTGGGCGCTGCGCGGCGGTGGCGGCAACTTCGGTGTGGCCACTTCGTTCGAGTTCCAGGCACATCCAGTCGAGACGGTCGTCGCCGGACCGCTGTTCTGGCCGATCGAGGAACTCGAGACCACCATGCGCTGGTACCGTGAGTGGCTGCCCCAAGCGCCCGAGGACGTCTACGCCTTTTATTTGATCGCGGAGGTGCCCGGCGACCCCTTCCCGGAGGAACTCCATGGCGAGAACGTCTGTGGACTGATGTGGTGCTATTTAGGGCCGAATGACCGGATCGATGATGTACTCGAACCAGCCCGCGACATCGCCGAACCGCTGTTCGAGCACATCGAGGAGATGCCCTATTCGACGGTCCAAGGGATGTTCGATCCGTTGTACCCACCTGGAGATCACTGGTACTGGAAAGGTGACTTCGTGCGCGACCTGACCGACGAGGCCATTGCAGAACATCAGCGCTTTAGGGAGGTACCGACGCCACAGTCAACGATGCACCTCTATCCCGTTAACGGGGCCGTCAACCACGTTGACGCGGACGAGACCGCTTGGCGTTATCGCGACGCGAACTGGTCGATGGTCATCGTAGGCGTTGATCCGGATTCGGCCAAGAGTGAAGAGATCACTACATGGGCCCAAGAGTACTGGGAAGCGCTACATCCATATTCGGCCGATGGCTCGTACATCAACTTCATGATGGAAGAGGGCCAGGACCGAATACGCGCGACGTATGGCGATAATTACGAGCGGTTACAGGAGGTCAAGGCCAGGTACGATCCCGACAACTTCTTCGACGTGAACCAGAACATCCAGCCGGCGGACTGAGGCTGGAGCACTCGTTTCAGTCATCGATTGTGCCACGGCCGAGACGGACCTGCCACATTCGCGCCTGATATTCAGCACGAGGTTCGGAACGCCTCGGCCACGGATACGTCCGACAGGCCGGTTTCGATACGGGAGACGCGAGTCGAGGTTCCAGTCAGTCGTCGGACTGGGCCACCGCCGGCTCGGCGGCGGTGCTCGCACCGCGTTCCTCGTTTTCGAGAAATTCGTCGGCGTCGATTGCGGCCTTACAGCCCATCCCGGCCGCGGTGACCGCCTGCTGGTAGTGATAATCCACGACGTCGCCCGCACCGAAAATACCGGGAACGTCCGTTTTCGTCTGGCCGCCACCCTTCTCGCCACGCGTTTGCAGGTAGCCCTCGGCGTCCATCTCTACCCCTGTGCCTTCGAGGTACTCGGTGTTGGGGGTGTGGCCGATGGCGATGAAGAAGGCCCCCACGTCCAGCTCGGAGGACTCCGTCTCGGGGTCGTCGAGTTTCGCCATCGGATGCCCCTCGGGGTGGGTCACGAGCGAGACCTCCTCGACGCCGTCCTCGGGCGTGCCGTGGATCTCGGTGACCTCGGTGTTCCGGAGGATCTCGACGTTCCCCTCCTCGACCTGTTCCTCGATCCGGTCGACCCAGTAGTCCTCGGCGCGGAACTCCTCGCGGCGGTGGATCAGATACACCTTCTCGGCGAACTTCGTGAGGAAGTTCGCCTCCTCCATGGCGGCGTCGCCGCCGCCGACGACGACCATCTCCTCGCCCCGGAAGAACGCGCCGTCACAGGTCGCACACGTTGAGACGCCGTAGCCCATCATCTCGTCCTCGCCGGGGA
The DNA window shown above is from Halalkalicoccus jeotgali B3 and carries:
- a CDS encoding helix-turn-helix domain-containing protein, coding for MAKYSTGGSSDGGDGGSCELCGESTGSLKTATIAGATLQVCSACAPHDDAPKKRDERSKERDRKQRAARKIAEIQDSQGGDSSRWEREGTNYADDPLPYLVSGYGDRLKEARQDAGLQVHELAESLDVPEEQLMAVEQGRAARAGVGGSLIADLESELDIELAE
- a CDS encoding alanyl-tRNA editing protein; this encodes MNASAAAEPYVTEFEARIDRVDGREVVLDRTYFYAEGGGQPADRGEIDGVAVRDVQTRDGTVVHSLADGSGVETGRTVACEIDPAFRTYCMRTHTASHVLYGAGRRLLDDLGYGGFDIDERKARIDFETSTDIDDDVLIELEVLANRTVWEGRPVTWETVPVADARAREAVAFNTRTEEGVFEEDRGVRIVSIGADRTPTSTAESWDDAACGGTHVSNTREIGPISVLGRSNPGEGLTRVELAVGPAAIEHRTETRRAAERAARELGVGVPDLPAEIRRRRERITELEDERAALLGRIADARIDALGEDVLERDGERWLVGSVPHVDSDTLLERARALAGGDCEVAALVSDERPTTAVVASANGTDAGAVIDALTSEFGGGGGGGEEFAQGGGIAAEPAEVVSFLRDP
- a CDS encoding acyl-CoA dehydrogenase family protein — translated: MELTAEQRAIRDVVREVAVEELRPRAAEADRTQTFPEDAWDELADLDLTGLAVPEAYGGFDADRTTYSLVNEELAYGHLSVATALSVHCLATACIARFGTDGLKERWLPEMVSGRPVGAFALSEPEAGSNPAEMSTRAERDGEEYVIDGKKQWITNGSRAGVVILFAKTGENEITQFLVPADSDGLEVGKKEEKLGLRASDTTALLFDGVRVPEENRLTEEGRGLSAALSILTGGRIGIASQSVGLAQAAMDDALAYATEREQFGGPISEIQTIRHKLADMETKLRAARLLTREAARREDAGEDPRLDASIAKYFASEAAMEITNEAVQIHGGAGYTTDFDVERYYRDARITTIYEGTSQIQKNVIARELLG
- a CDS encoding SelT/SelW/SelH family protein, translating into MTTVEIEYCVPCGFLERAEAVQHALLTNFGEEIDELVLVSGDHGIFEVRVDGEIVFEKSEDTYDVDQITRDVRAYV
- the dinB gene encoding DNA polymerase IV, yielding MGARLPGTESEARIVAHADMDCFYAACERLREPALEGEPLVVGMGYEPGTDNGAVATASYEARAFGVESAQAISAALEHLPRKRAAATDAHLDIERSGFYRPVDIPFYESVSEEVRGILHENAEVVREVSIDEAYLDVTERTTWDDAEAFARRIKDRIEQEIGVVASVGIAPNMSTAKIASDAEKPDGLVVVQPGEVRDFLAPVPVEELHGVGPVTARTLRERGIGTAGELAGADRHALLSAFGERGGDLYDRARGEDDREVTPKGRPKSLSRESAFVEPTADYEAIEERALALAAAVTERATRKDALYRTVGIKVVTPPFDVNTRARSLSGPVDDPDLVDRIVRDLLSEFEGERIRKIGVRVSNLEFGAAAQSSLDGWVGGDGVAGGSGEDDSDPVDSAARRGQASLSEFE
- a CDS encoding DUF7504 family protein, encoding MTTHEARNDLVLAPKTSPVEDIERVLVQGEFTEEWNVLVVAYGWDHRSLKKTWHDRIEERPAAFGAISVGTGSDSSSGAAPISRSGCDITAAVRNPTDLAELGTTISLFLDDWTEGTTLVCFHSLECLIDRVGSRAAFRFLHVLTRRLAGIDAISQFSLDPSATDDRIVRTLEPLFDSVHEPEDPTPTITPETAFDVLRDSRRQHVLRYIYERDGSVPLSALVKRIAHHEPDADADRIEISMHHSHLPKLEDAGLISVGETHVTGCPAIEALEPHLELVADHDRPD
- a CDS encoding mechanosensitive ion channel family protein; translation: MSADTTGGHPPAALRTEWIIELQQSYFSATGVQLLATVVIGVLVILAMKFGRRLETLVDHRYGRNVGEASRVIWLLAVVATGVYSLSIVWHVTYFIDIVFRTLAIDRWTAVQQFMTIAIVLVAYLLIRFANRSIDQLQRTSSLTKHQSEVAYHVSDIGIALGTMTLVLTLWGVDLTNIFIGAGAITAIVGLAARETLAAVLAGFILLFSRPFRVGDWIEVKDHSGIVKDVTIFNTKIQTFSDEHVLVPNDIITESDLTNLSRNDQLRVEVEVGIDYETDVHYAREVVVEAVEDLDSIRSSPDPHVIAKRFADSSILLEVRVWIGEPTMRRRWNARTDAIEAIKDAFDREGITIPYPQRVQSARGDGFDVGVPSTDETTAVSVGNE
- a CDS encoding NRAMP family divalent metal transporter; the encoded protein is METGRESGKRLGPTWLAGAIAAGPATMASLLSAGAGYGYALLWVVILSALLGALGQYLAARLALFTERGIVSTVESHLGAGWAWVLVIDVVLAAGLAQLVIMKTVADVSSVLTGVDARVWGVLWALVLAIGLAGGGYRIAEVGAKLLVSLVVVLFVATAIVVPIDPGAAAGGLVPRIPAGLSGALVAAGVLGGAVHVTLLVMQSYTMRARGWTRADGALARFDIGSSMLLAFGGYSLAIFLVAASVLHTPGIDAATITAIGAGQALEPAVGTAATWLFLLGLLGAAVSTLGGNTVVPPYALADKLGWGQSVADPRYRALVVCVALASALGAFLEGSFFSLLVLVLAFGLVGTPFAIVVILLLLNDSGVVEEPLSLPANLGGLVLLGVALVTAGTFVREQAAAIADPLSAFVVVFAAGIGLATALLLVRFVRTAQRSTAVEA
- a CDS encoding FAD-binding oxidoreductase, giving the protein MIDKHPAVIAKCVDVADVIAAVNFGRESDLETAIRSGGHNGPGLALVDDGLVIDLSDMRGIRVDPDEQTVRVEAGCTWGDVDHATHAFGLATVSGVISTTGVGGLTLGGGHGYLTRKYGLTIDNLVSADVVLADGRLVHASEDEHPDLFWALRGGGGNFGVATSFEFQAHPVETVVAGPLFWPIEELETTMRWYREWLPQAPEDVYAFYLIAEVPGDPFPEELHGENVCGLMWCYLGPNDRIDDVLEPARDIAEPLFEHIEEMPYSTVQGMFDPLYPPGDHWYWKGDFVRDLTDEAIAEHQRFREVPTPQSTMHLYPVNGAVNHVDADETAWRYRDANWSMVIVGVDPDSAKSEEITTWAQEYWEALHPYSADGSYINFMMEEGQDRIRATYGDNYERLQEVKARYDPDNFFDVNQNIQPAD
- the trxB gene encoding thioredoxin-disulfide reductase, producing the protein MSDQPRVEIYTKNACPYCEKATDLFDAKGVEYELYNVSEDEELFEEMVERAEGRQTAPEVFIDDELIGGWDETSAFDETGELDEKLGIESEAEVEHRRLVVAGSGIAGLTAAIYAARSNNEPLVIEGTEPGGQLTLTTDVANYPGFPEGISGPELINNMKEQATQFGADVINGVIESVDDSGRPYEVRMKNGDVYTADAVIAASGASARTLGIPGEDEMMGYGVSTCATCDGAFFRGEEMVVVGGGDAAMEEANFLTKFAEKVYLIHRREEFRAEDYWVDRIEEQVEEGNVEILRNTEVTEIHGTPEDGVEEVSLVTHPEGHPMAKLDDPETESSELDVGAFFIAIGHTPNTEYLEGTGVEMDAEGYLQTRGEKGGGQTKTDVPGIFGAGDVVDYHYQQAVTAAGMGCKAAIDADEFLENEERGASTAAEPAVAQSDD